In the genome of Gemmatimonadota bacterium, the window AGCGCCGAATGGGAAAGAGTGGCTTCCTTATGAGCGTGAAATTGACAGCCGTGTTTGAAAAAGTACAGGGAGGCTATATTGCTTTCGTGGAAGAACTGCCGGGGGCGAATACCCAGGGAGCAACCCTGGAAGAGGGACGGGTGAACTTACAAGAGGCTATTGAACTCGTGCTTGAGGCAAACCGCACTCTTGCTGAAGAGACCATCCGAGGACGTGAGGTTATCCGTGAGCCATTGTCTATCATAAGCGAATGAATGGACCGGCGGTCTTAAGCGCGGATGCCGGGCGCGAGACGACCACCGAGGCTGGAATCAGCACCGTTCGAAAGCACCTCCGGCTGTTGATGGGTCAGGGTTATATCGAAGAACTCCCGCTTGAAGCGTTGACACACCTGTGATTTGGGGCCTACTCCGAAGCGGCTTTGTACATTGCCCGTGCCGAGGATCGGGACGCGGCCCGGATGGAGATAGGACGGTGTGTGGAGCACTTGGCCAAGGGGATGCGGCTCCAAGCCCAGGCCGCCCGGGAACGCAATCTGTCTCACACGTCCTGTGAGGTAGGGTAGGAAAGGAGAATGTGTGTATGAGAACACTGATACCATGGCAATGCGGCCTCAAGAGTGAACGTGTCTTTCCAATAGATATGAGATGCTGGACACGTTTGCTCCTGCTGGTGTCGCTCTTCGTTTTGGTTGGCGCGCTGCCAGCCGGCGCG includes:
- a CDS encoding type II toxin-antitoxin system HicB family antitoxin, whose product is MSVKLTAVFEKVQGGYIAFVEELPGANTQGATLEEGRVNLQEAIELVLEANRTLAEETIRGREVIREPLSIISE